The following are encoded together in the Xanthobacter autotrophicus Py2 genome:
- a CDS encoding chaperonin GroEL (TIGRFAM: chaperonin GroEL~PFAM: chaperonin Cpn60/TCP-1~KEGG: sme:SMb21566 putative heat shock protein groEL) gives MAAKDVKFSVDARDKVLRGVDILANAVKVTLGPKGRNVVIEKSFGAPRITKDGVSVAKEIELEDKFENLGAQLVREVASKTNDLAGDGTTTATVLAQAIVREGAKAVAAGMNPMDLKRGIDLAVDAIVKDLASNSRKVTSNDEIAQVGTISANGDAEVGKFLAEAMKKVGNEGVITVEEAKTAETELDVVEGMQFDRGYLSPYFVTNADKMRVEFEEPYILINEKKLSGLQELLPVLEAVVQSARPLLIIAEDVEGEALATLVVNKLRGGLKVAAVKAPGFGDRRKAMLQDIAILTGGTVISDDLGIKLDSVNLSMLGRAKKVVIEKENTTIVDGSGEKAEIEARIAQIRAQIETTTSDYDREKAQERLAKLAGGVAVVRVGGSTEVEVKEKKDRVDDALHATRAAVEEGIVPGGGVALLRSIKALEGLKVDNADQKTGIEIVRRAIQAPARQIVLNAGDDGSVVVGKILESSDYSFGYNAQTGEYVDMVKAGIIDPTKVVRTALQDAASVSGLLITTEALIAELPKKNAPAAPAMPGGGMDF, from the coding sequence ATGGCTGCCAAGGACGTAAAATTCTCCGTTGATGCGCGCGACAAGGTTCTGCGCGGCGTCGACATCCTCGCGAATGCCGTGAAGGTCACCCTCGGTCCCAAGGGCCGCAACGTGGTGATCGAGAAGAGCTTCGGCGCCCCCCGCATCACCAAGGACGGTGTGTCGGTGGCCAAGGAAATCGAGCTTGAGGACAAGTTCGAGAACCTCGGTGCCCAGCTGGTGCGCGAAGTCGCCTCCAAGACCAATGATCTGGCCGGCGATGGCACCACCACCGCTACCGTGCTGGCCCAGGCCATCGTCCGCGAGGGCGCCAAGGCGGTTGCCGCCGGCATGAACCCCATGGACCTGAAGCGCGGCATCGACCTCGCCGTGGACGCCATCGTCAAGGATCTGGCCTCCAACTCGCGCAAGGTGACCTCCAACGACGAGATCGCCCAGGTCGGCACCATCTCCGCCAACGGCGACGCCGAGGTCGGTAAGTTTCTCGCCGAGGCCATGAAGAAGGTCGGCAACGAGGGTGTCATCACCGTCGAGGAAGCCAAGACCGCCGAGACCGAGCTCGACGTGGTCGAGGGCATGCAGTTCGACCGCGGCTACCTCTCGCCCTACTTCGTGACCAACGCCGACAAGATGCGCGTTGAGTTCGAGGAGCCCTACATCCTCATCAACGAGAAGAAGCTCTCCGGCCTCCAGGAACTGCTGCCCGTGCTCGAGGCGGTGGTGCAGTCGGCCCGTCCGCTGCTGATCATCGCCGAGGACGTGGAAGGCGAGGCGCTGGCCACCCTCGTGGTGAACAAGCTGCGCGGCGGCCTGAAGGTCGCGGCCGTGAAGGCCCCCGGCTTCGGCGATCGCCGCAAGGCCATGCTGCAGGACATCGCGATCCTGACCGGCGGCACCGTGATCTCCGACGATCTCGGCATCAAGCTCGACAGCGTGAACCTCTCCATGCTCGGCCGCGCCAAGAAGGTGGTGATCGAGAAGGAGAATACCACCATCGTCGACGGCTCCGGCGAGAAGGCCGAGATCGAGGCCCGCATCGCCCAGATCCGCGCCCAGATCGAGACCACCACCTCCGACTACGACCGTGAGAAGGCGCAGGAGCGTCTTGCCAAGCTCGCCGGCGGCGTCGCCGTGGTGCGCGTGGGCGGCTCCACGGAAGTGGAAGTCAAGGAGAAGAAGGATCGCGTGGACGACGCCCTGCACGCCACCCGCGCTGCGGTGGAAGAAGGCATCGTCCCCGGCGGCGGCGTGGCCCTGCTGCGCTCCATCAAGGCGCTCGAAGGCCTGAAGGTCGACAATGCCGACCAGAAGACCGGCATCGAGATCGTCCGCCGCGCCATCCAGGCTCCGGCTCGCCAGATCGTCCTCAACGCGGGCGACGACGGCTCCGTGGTGGTGGGCAAGATCCTGGAGTCCTCGGACTACAGCTTCGGCTACAACGCCCAGACCGGTGAATATGTGGACATGGTGAAGGCCGGCATCATCGACCCCACCAAGGTCGTGCGTACCGCCCTGCAGGATGCGGCCTCCGTGTCCGGCCTGCTTATCACCACCGAGGCGCTCATCGCCGAGCTGCCGAAGAAGAACGCCCCCGCGGCCCCGGCCATGCCGGGCGGCGGCATGGACTTCTGA
- a CDS encoding hypothetical protein (KEGG: pcr:Pcryo_0811 17 kDa surface antigen) has protein sequence MPLKVARPAGMACPSGHREVLSTKGSVMKTTIVAAALVLALGATAVSAQGVVKGAEQGANKGAEVGDKAAGPVGTAVGGTVGGVGGAVTGGVAGGVKGTGEGAKEGARAGEKAAGPVGAVVGGTVGAVGGAVGGVLGVK, from the coding sequence ATGCCCCTCAAGGTCGCGCGCCCGGCCGGGATGGCTTGTCCGTCCGGCCATCGGGAAGTGTTGAGCACGAAAGGATCAGTCATGAAGACGACCATTGTCGCGGCAGCCCTCGTACTGGCGCTGGGCGCAACCGCCGTGTCAGCGCAGGGCGTGGTCAAGGGCGCCGAGCAGGGTGCCAACAAGGGTGCCGAAGTGGGTGACAAGGCGGCCGGCCCGGTCGGCACCGCCGTGGGCGGCACGGTGGGTGGCGTCGGTGGCGCCGTCACGGGCGGCGTGGCCGGCGGCGTCAAGGGCACCGGCGAAGGCGCCAAGGAAGGTGCCCGCGCTGGCGAGAAGGCGGCCGGCCCCGTGGGTGCTGTGGTCGGCGGCACCGTCGGTGCCGTGGGCGGCGCCGTCGGTGGCGTGCTCGGCGTCAAGTAG
- a CDS encoding alkylhydroperoxidase like protein, AhpD family (TIGRFAM: alkylhydroperoxidase like protein, AhpD family~PFAM: Carboxymuconolactone decarboxylase~KEGG: mlo:mll5391 hypothetical protein), translating into MSHTTQRHAFGAASLGIAVAIACLPVWPGPAQAQSPSQGMTRSVSAEETYRDIEQTLGLVPSFFKAFPDAGIAGAWAEFKAVQLNPQTQLSGKEKELIGLAVAAQVPCHYCVYFHTAAARLHGASEAEIREAVAMAAITRHWSTVLNGMLVDEAQFMKETDTAMAMAAAKMKGGTAPTSAKGQ; encoded by the coding sequence ATGTCCCACACCACCCAACGCCACGCGTTCGGCGCCGCGAGCCTCGGCATCGCGGTGGCCATCGCCTGCCTGCCCGTCTGGCCCGGCCCGGCGCAAGCCCAGTCCCCATCGCAGGGCATGACCCGCTCGGTGAGCGCCGAGGAGACCTATCGCGACATCGAGCAGACTCTCGGCCTCGTGCCGAGCTTCTTCAAGGCCTTCCCCGATGCGGGCATCGCCGGAGCCTGGGCCGAGTTCAAGGCGGTGCAGCTCAACCCGCAGACCCAGCTTTCCGGCAAGGAGAAGGAGCTGATCGGGCTCGCGGTCGCGGCGCAGGTGCCGTGTCACTATTGCGTCTATTTCCACACTGCAGCGGCCCGCCTTCACGGGGCGAGCGAGGCGGAAATCCGCGAGGCCGTCGCCATGGCCGCCATCACGCGCCATTGGAGCACGGTGCTGAACGGCATGCTGGTGGACGAGGCGCAGTTCATGAAGGAGACGGACACCGCCATGGCCATGGCGGCTGCGAAGATGAAGGGCGGTACGGCACCGACCTCGGCCAAGGGCCAATAG
- a CDS encoding Usg family protein (PFAM: Usg family protein~KEGG: bja:bsl5624 hypothetical protein) codes for MQLSGPDGLHTGGETFRDRDMEVCPMVSHPSKVSRDFVLQMEGYGLATAEILYRMPDHPALLQTYLWQEYDLCPRFPELNRFLEFWQREIEGRLHSVRVAHSGLIKPAELRTVDGMFLLN; via the coding sequence ATGCAGTTGTCTGGTCCCGACGGCCTCCACACTGGCGGCGAGACGTTCCGGGACAGGGATATGGAGGTGTGCCCCATGGTGTCCCATCCGTCCAAGGTGTCGCGTGATTTCGTCCTGCAGATGGAGGGCTACGGTCTCGCCACGGCCGAGATCCTGTACCGGATGCCCGACCATCCCGCGCTTCTTCAGACCTATCTCTGGCAGGAATACGACCTCTGCCCGCGTTTTCCGGAACTCAACAGGTTTCTTGAGTTCTGGCAGCGGGAGATCGAGGGCCGGCTTCATTCGGTGCGGGTGGCCCATAGCGGGCTCATCAAGCCGGCGGAGCTGCGGACCGTGGACGGGATGTTCCTCCTGAACTGA
- a CDS encoding conserved hypothetical transmembrane signal peptide protein (KEGG: sme:SMc04217 hypothetical transmembrane signal peptide protein): MFRTEVMRSDRLLWILLLGLLGGVVVLAVHHEQGQVAGIDLNQFSALVSQLAIAVFIGAGLWSVVRGRIGESLMAAAFWLVLAALLALGYTYREPLKQVGQRVLAEVAPGYAVNVAQSGSNAVEVTRASGGDFGVRAAINGTSVNMLVDTGASSVVLTHEAAKAAGLPVDFLKYDVPVDTAGGRIKAAGVVLDNIIIGGIVERHVPALVSPPGMLRTSLLGMSFLSRLQAFEFRGDRLLMRGGDR; this comes from the coding sequence GTGTTCCGGACTGAAGTCATGCGCAGCGACCGGCTCCTGTGGATCCTGCTGCTCGGCCTGCTCGGCGGGGTGGTGGTGCTTGCCGTCCATCACGAGCAGGGCCAGGTGGCGGGCATCGACCTCAACCAGTTCAGCGCGCTGGTGAGCCAGCTTGCCATCGCCGTCTTCATCGGCGCGGGGCTGTGGTCGGTGGTGCGCGGCCGCATCGGCGAATCCCTCATGGCCGCGGCCTTCTGGCTGGTGCTCGCCGCCCTGCTGGCCCTCGGCTACACCTATCGCGAGCCGTTGAAGCAGGTGGGCCAGCGCGTGCTGGCGGAAGTGGCACCGGGCTATGCGGTGAACGTCGCCCAGTCGGGCAGCAACGCGGTGGAGGTGACACGCGCGAGCGGCGGTGACTTCGGCGTGCGCGCCGCCATCAACGGCACCAGCGTGAACATGCTGGTGGATACCGGCGCCTCCTCCGTAGTGCTGACCCACGAGGCGGCGAAGGCCGCCGGCCTGCCGGTGGATTTCCTGAAATACGACGTGCCGGTGGACACCGCCGGCGGACGCATCAAGGCGGCCGGCGTGGTGCTCGACAACATCATCATCGGTGGCATCGTGGAGCGCCACGTGCCGGCCCTGGTCTCCCCGCCCGGCATGCTGCGCACCAGCCTGCTCGGCATGAGCTTCCTGTCCCGGCTCCAGGCCTTCGAGTTCCGCGGCGACCGCCTGCTCATGCGCGGCGGCGACCGGTAA
- a CDS encoding protein of unknown function DUF339 (PFAM: protein of unknown function DUF339~KEGG: nha:Nham_2054 protein of unknown function DUF339): MSGLTRSSDGLDERRRRILFRAWHRGMREMDLILGGFANVEIETLSDAELDAFEALLEPDDQKVFSWISASEPTPAEFDTPLFRKIRDFHLSGRGLPA; the protein is encoded by the coding sequence ATGTCCGGCTTAACGAGGTCCAGCGACGGTCTGGACGAGCGCCGCCGCCGCATCCTGTTCCGCGCCTGGCATCGCGGCATGCGCGAGATGGACCTCATCCTGGGCGGCTTCGCCAATGTGGAGATCGAGACCCTCTCCGACGCCGAGCTGGACGCCTTCGAGGCGCTGCTGGAGCCCGATGACCAGAAGGTCTTCTCCTGGATCAGCGCCAGCGAGCCCACGCCGGCGGAATTCGACACCCCCCTGTTCCGCAAGATCCGCGACTTCCACCTGTCCGGACGCGGCCTGCCGGCCTGA
- a CDS encoding cation diffusion facilitator family transporter (TIGRFAM: cation diffusion facilitator family transporter~PFAM: cation efflux protein~KEGG: mhu:Mhun_0344 cation diffusion facilitator family transporter), whose translation MRIPSVTDRQKEHAVLLAVLLDLGLFLPYAVTTAYTGSLAMLAEILRGGLLLLVEGTAYMALRAVHRGQVHFYDFGVGKLERMFSIVIGALLVMAAVFVVAKVLQSTEPQPLAPFWAAAAMVLVLANLAANLIPLIPLWRATRAGTSIIVLSQFRARMAKAAASVTVVTCVLIDVLMPDTRLAEMADDFGGLVGAAFMLVVGGRMISESLPDLLDRALAEPVQMKVNSALAAFFDQYEQLTAVRTRQSGAVAHVEITLGFAPSRTIADVSTVTTGLRSALEAAIPEADVVVIAEASSLPRRDDFSPAC comes from the coding sequence ATGCGTATTCCGAGCGTCACGGACCGGCAGAAGGAACATGCCGTCCTGCTGGCGGTCCTGCTCGATCTCGGCCTGTTCCTGCCCTATGCGGTGACGACGGCCTACACCGGCTCCCTCGCCATGCTGGCGGAAATCCTGCGCGGTGGCTTGCTGCTGCTGGTGGAAGGCACTGCCTATATGGCCCTGCGCGCGGTGCATCGCGGCCAGGTGCATTTTTATGATTTCGGCGTCGGCAAGCTGGAGCGGATGTTCTCCATCGTCATCGGCGCGCTGCTGGTGATGGCGGCGGTGTTCGTGGTGGCGAAGGTGCTGCAGTCCACGGAGCCGCAGCCACTGGCTCCGTTCTGGGCGGCGGCCGCCATGGTGCTGGTGCTGGCCAACCTTGCGGCCAACCTCATTCCGCTGATCCCGCTGTGGCGCGCCACCCGCGCGGGCACCTCCATCATCGTCCTGTCCCAGTTCCGGGCGCGCATGGCCAAGGCGGCGGCCTCCGTCACCGTGGTGACTTGCGTCCTCATTGATGTGCTGATGCCTGATACGAGGCTGGCCGAGATGGCGGATGATTTCGGCGGCCTCGTGGGCGCGGCCTTCATGCTGGTGGTGGGCGGGCGGATGATCTCCGAATCCCTGCCCGACCTGCTGGACCGGGCCCTCGCCGAGCCGGTGCAGATGAAGGTGAACAGCGCGCTCGCCGCCTTCTTCGACCAGTATGAGCAGTTGACCGCCGTGCGCACGCGCCAGTCCGGCGCGGTGGCCCATGTGGAGATCACCCTGGGCTTCGCGCCGAGCCGGACCATCGCCGACGTGAGCACGGTCACCACCGGCCTGCGCTCCGCCTTGGAAGCGGCCATCCCGGAGGCCGACGTGGTGGTGATCGCCGAGGCATCGTCCCTGCCCCGCCGCGACGACTTCTCACCTGCCTGCTAG
- a CDS encoding protein of unknown function DUF1289 (PFAM: protein of unknown function DUF1289~KEGG: hne:HNE_2096 hypothetical protein) yields the protein MPETDAIATPCVKLCSIEPLSGLCLGCGRSMREIGGWMSYSPDTRAAIMATLPQRLARLRAEARDCVPD from the coding sequence ATGCCCGAAACGGACGCCATCGCGACACCGTGCGTGAAGCTGTGCAGCATCGAACCCCTGAGCGGGCTCTGCCTCGGCTGCGGCCGTTCCATGCGCGAAATCGGCGGCTGGATGTCCTATTCGCCTGACACCCGTGCTGCCATCATGGCGACCCTGCCCCAGCGCCTCGCCCGATTGCGGGCGGAGGCGCGCGATTGTGTTCCGGACTGA
- a CDS encoding chaperonin Cpn10 (PFAM: chaperonin Cpn10~KEGG: nwi:Nwi_2114 co-chaperonin GroES): MGFRPLHDRVVVKRIEAEQKTAGGIIIPDSAKEKPQQGEVVSVGPGARNEKGELVALDVKAGDLVLFGKWSGTEVKIDGQDLLIMKESDILGVLETSANAQKAA; encoded by the coding sequence ATGGGTTTCCGTCCTCTGCACGACCGCGTGGTTGTGAAGCGCATCGAAGCCGAGCAGAAGACTGCCGGCGGCATCATCATTCCCGACAGCGCCAAGGAAAAGCCCCAGCAGGGCGAAGTCGTCTCCGTGGGCCCGGGTGCCCGCAACGAGAAGGGCGAGCTCGTCGCCCTCGACGTGAAGGCCGGCGACCTGGTGCTGTTCGGCAAGTGGTCGGGCACCGAGGTGAAGATCGACGGCCAGGATCTCCTGATCATGAAGGAGAGCGACATCCTCGGCGTGCTCGAGACTTCGGCCAACGCCCAGAAGGCCGCCTGA
- a CDS encoding cobalamin 5'-phosphate synthase (TIGRFAM: cobalamin 5'-phosphate synthase~PFAM: cobalamin-5-phosphate synthase CobS~KEGG: rru:Rru_A0668 cobalamin-5-phosphate synthase CobS) yields MQLDRIAQDLVAALRFYSRLPLPAGRDDPDAFAVPSLNRIAYAIPLAGAVIGLIGAVVLVGALALKLPAFLASVLAVTALVLTTGAFHEDGLADTADGLGGGRDKAQRLAIMRDSRIGTYGGCALILALLLRVAALEALVASAGMFRAALALVVAEAASRAAGVLLLLALPPARADGAGASFGRPSESAGLACALVAALLVVVILVPGFGISTAFAGLIAPLVALFAMMRLSGRLIGGQTGDVAGATQQVAVIVFLLGVLIFPGR; encoded by the coding sequence ATGCAGCTCGATCGGATCGCACAAGACCTCGTCGCCGCCCTGCGCTTCTATTCGCGGCTGCCCCTCCCCGCCGGACGCGACGACCCCGACGCCTTCGCCGTGCCCAGCCTCAACCGCATCGCCTATGCCATTCCCCTGGCCGGCGCGGTCATCGGGCTCATCGGCGCCGTGGTGCTGGTGGGGGCCCTAGCGCTGAAGCTGCCGGCGTTCCTGGCGTCGGTACTGGCGGTGACCGCACTGGTGCTCACCACCGGCGCATTCCACGAGGATGGGCTGGCCGACACGGCGGATGGCCTCGGCGGCGGGCGGGACAAGGCCCAGCGCCTCGCCATCATGCGCGACAGCCGCATCGGTACCTATGGCGGCTGCGCCCTCATCCTGGCCCTGCTGCTGCGGGTGGCAGCGCTTGAGGCCCTCGTCGCCTCGGCCGGGATGTTCCGCGCCGCGCTGGCGCTGGTGGTGGCGGAGGCGGCCTCGCGGGCGGCAGGGGTGCTGCTGCTCCTCGCCCTGCCCCCGGCCCGCGCCGATGGCGCCGGTGCCTCGTTCGGACGCCCCTCGGAATCTGCGGGACTTGCCTGCGCTCTCGTCGCCGCGCTGCTGGTGGTGGTCATCCTGGTGCCGGGCTTCGGCATAAGCACCGCCTTTGCCGGCCTCATCGCCCCGCTGGTGGCCCTGTTTGCCATGATGCGGCTGTCGGGCCGGCTGATCGGCGGGCAGACCGGGGACGTGGCCGGCGCCACCCAGCAGGTGGCGGTGATTGTCTTCCTCCTCGGCGTGCTTATCTTTCCCGGCAGGTGA
- a CDS encoding transcription-repair coupling factor (TIGRFAM: transcription-repair coupling factor~PFAM: helicase domain protein; transcription factor CarD; TRCF domain protein; type III restriction protein res subunit; DEAD/DEAH box helicase domain protein~SMART: DEAD-like helicases~KEGG: nha:Nham_2053 transcription-repair coupling factor), producing MKRPQLLADALAEGRPLILSRVADGMEGMVVADLARSLAGRKNAPWPSLTVICRDGQRMAAVERGLAFFAPELEVLSFPSWDCLPYDRASPNASIVARRMATLAKLARIKGGNASVLLTTVNATVQRVPAKGLVAAQSLVAAPGNTIDLEGVTQWAEQNGFLRTSTVRDTGEYAVRGGLIDLFPPGLDAPIRLDFFGDTLETIRAFDPETQRTTGQVRSLDLVPMAEFQLTTETMRRFRMAYVAEFGAARKGDTLYEAVSEGRRHAGMEHWLPLFHERMDTLFDYLEGGTLLLDPLAEEAGGERIAQIADYYDARKGGQELGGGTIYNPLPADRLYLSGPEWNKRLARHSLARLSPFAAPEGGDNRVIDLGGVQGRSFAAERAEPEANVFDAAIAHVRELQKSRKVILAGWSEGSRERLGTVLADHGLKGLAAISRFDSLAALPKTQAALAVFGLEAGFETPDFAVIGEQDILGDRLVRPKRKARRPQDVLTELTALTAGDLVVHVDHGIGRFIGLKTVEAMGAPHDCLEIHYAGGDKLFLPVENLELLSRYGSEDTEAQLDKLGGGAWQARKARMKKRIREMASELIKIAAQRQLGEAPKLVPAMGLYDEFRARFPYEETDDQDAAIDAVLDDLASGHPMDRLICGDVGFGKTEVALRAAFAVALSGKQVAVVVPTTLLARQHFKTFSERFKGLPVNVAQASRMVTGKDLTAVKKGIADGTVDIVVGTHALLGKAISFKDLGLVIVDEEQHFGVSHKERLKQLRAEVHVLTLTATPIPRTLQLAMTGVRELSIIATPPVDRLAVRTFITPFDPLVVREALLRERYRGGQSFYVVPRIEDLAEVREFLAASVPEVKVAVAHGQLAAGALEDIMTAFYDGQYDVLLSTTIVESGLDVPNANTLIVHRADMFGLAQLYQLRGRVGRAKARAYAIFTVPATKPMTVQAERRLKVLQSLETLGAGFQLASHDLDIRGAGNLLGDEQSGHIKEVGYELYQEMLQEAIAHLKAGITDYVDDKWSPNITIGMPVLIPEDYVADLHVRLALYRRLADIQDDGEIDAFGAELVDRFGPTPEEVGQLLKLTQIKALARKANVEKVDAGPKGVVLGFRDNEFADPSGLVKLIGQEGNQAKVRPDFKVVFLRDWPTAEARLKGTLVVLKKLAALASKKAL from the coding sequence GTGAAGCGTCCCCAGCTCCTTGCCGATGCGCTGGCCGAAGGCCGGCCGCTCATCCTCTCCCGCGTCGCGGACGGCATGGAGGGCATGGTGGTGGCGGACCTCGCCCGCTCCCTGGCTGGGCGCAAGAACGCACCATGGCCGAGCCTCACCGTCATTTGCCGGGACGGCCAGCGTATGGCGGCCGTGGAGCGGGGCCTTGCCTTCTTCGCGCCGGAGCTGGAGGTGCTGAGCTTCCCCTCGTGGGATTGCCTGCCCTACGACCGCGCCTCGCCCAACGCCTCCATCGTGGCCAGGCGCATGGCGACGCTGGCGAAGCTCGCCCGCATCAAGGGCGGCAATGCCAGCGTGCTGCTCACCACCGTGAACGCCACGGTGCAGCGGGTGCCGGCCAAGGGGCTGGTGGCGGCGCAGTCGCTGGTGGCCGCGCCGGGCAATACCATCGACCTTGAGGGCGTGACCCAATGGGCCGAGCAGAACGGCTTCCTGCGCACCTCCACCGTGCGCGACACCGGCGAATATGCGGTACGCGGCGGCCTCATCGACCTGTTCCCGCCGGGGCTCGACGCGCCCATCCGCCTCGATTTCTTCGGCGACACGCTGGAGACCATCCGCGCCTTCGATCCCGAGACCCAGCGCACCACCGGTCAGGTCCGCTCGCTGGATCTGGTGCCCATGGCCGAGTTCCAGCTGACCACCGAAACCATGCGCCGCTTCCGCATGGCCTATGTGGCCGAGTTCGGCGCCGCTCGGAAGGGCGACACCCTCTATGAGGCGGTGAGCGAAGGCCGCCGCCACGCCGGCATGGAACATTGGCTGCCCCTGTTCCACGAGCGCATGGACACGCTGTTCGACTACCTGGAAGGCGGCACGCTGCTGCTCGACCCGCTGGCGGAAGAGGCCGGTGGCGAGCGCATCGCCCAGATCGCCGATTATTATGACGCCCGAAAGGGCGGGCAGGAGCTGGGCGGCGGCACCATCTACAATCCCCTGCCGGCGGACCGGCTCTATCTCTCCGGCCCGGAATGGAACAAGCGGCTGGCCCGCCACAGCCTCGCCCGGCTCAGCCCCTTCGCCGCGCCGGAGGGGGGCGATAACCGCGTCATCGATCTCGGCGGCGTGCAGGGCCGCTCCTTCGCCGCCGAGCGGGCGGAGCCGGAGGCCAATGTCTTCGATGCCGCCATCGCCCATGTTCGCGAGCTGCAGAAGTCCAGGAAGGTGATCCTCGCCGGCTGGTCCGAGGGCTCGCGGGAGCGGCTGGGCACGGTGCTGGCCGACCACGGGCTGAAGGGTCTCGCCGCCATCTCCCGCTTCGACAGCCTCGCCGCCTTGCCCAAGACCCAGGCGGCACTGGCCGTGTTCGGGCTGGAGGCGGGGTTCGAGACGCCGGACTTCGCCGTCATCGGCGAGCAGGACATCCTCGGCGACCGGCTGGTGCGCCCCAAGCGCAAGGCCCGCCGCCCGCAGGACGTGCTCACGGAGCTGACCGCGCTCACCGCCGGCGACCTCGTGGTGCATGTGGACCACGGCATCGGCCGCTTCATCGGCCTGAAGACCGTGGAGGCCATGGGCGCCCCGCACGACTGCCTGGAGATCCACTACGCCGGCGGGGACAAGCTGTTCCTGCCGGTGGAAAATCTCGAACTCCTGAGCCGCTACGGCTCGGAGGACACCGAGGCACAGCTGGACAAGCTGGGCGGCGGCGCGTGGCAGGCACGCAAGGCGCGGATGAAGAAGCGCATCCGCGAGATGGCGTCCGAACTCATCAAGATCGCCGCACAGCGCCAGCTTGGCGAGGCGCCCAAGCTGGTGCCGGCCATGGGCCTCTACGACGAGTTCCGCGCCCGCTTCCCCTATGAGGAGACCGACGACCAGGACGCCGCCATCGACGCGGTGCTGGACGACCTCGCCTCCGGCCATCCCATGGACCGGCTGATCTGCGGCGACGTGGGCTTCGGCAAGACCGAGGTGGCCCTGCGCGCCGCCTTCGCGGTGGCGCTCTCCGGCAAGCAGGTGGCGGTGGTGGTGCCCACCACGCTGCTCGCCCGCCAGCATTTCAAGACCTTCTCCGAGCGCTTCAAGGGCCTGCCGGTGAACGTGGCCCAGGCCTCGCGCATGGTGACGGGCAAGGACCTCACCGCCGTGAAGAAGGGCATCGCCGACGGCACGGTGGACATCGTGGTGGGCACCCACGCCTTGCTCGGCAAGGCCATCAGCTTCAAGGACCTCGGCCTCGTCATCGTGGACGAGGAGCAGCATTTCGGCGTCTCCCACAAGGAGCGGCTGAAGCAGCTGCGCGCCGAGGTGCATGTGCTGACCCTCACCGCTACCCCCATCCCCCGCACCCTGCAGCTGGCCATGACGGGTGTGCGCGAACTCTCCATCATCGCCACGCCTCCGGTGGACCGCCTCGCGGTGCGCACCTTCATCACGCCGTTCGATCCGCTGGTGGTGCGCGAGGCGCTGCTGCGCGAGCGCTATCGCGGCGGCCAGAGCTTCTATGTGGTGCCGCGCATCGAGGATCTTGCGGAGGTGCGCGAGTTCCTGGCCGCGTCCGTGCCCGAGGTGAAGGTGGCGGTGGCCCACGGCCAACTCGCCGCCGGCGCGCTCGAAGACATCATGACCGCCTTCTACGACGGCCAGTACGACGTGCTGCTCTCCACCACCATCGTGGAATCGGGCCTCGACGTGCCCAATGCCAATACGCTGATCGTGCACCGGGCCGACATGTTCGGCCTCGCCCAGCTCTACCAGTTGCGCGGCCGCGTGGGCCGGGCCAAGGCGCGGGCCTATGCCATCTTCACCGTGCCGGCGACCAAGCCCATGACGGTGCAGGCGGAACGCCGCCTCAAGGTGCTGCAATCGCTGGAGACGCTGGGCGCCGGCTTCCAGCTGGCGAGCCACGACCTCGACATCCGCGGCGCCGGCAATCTGCTGGGCGACGAGCAGTCCGGCCACATCAAGGAAGTGGGTTACGAGCTGTACCAGGAGATGCTCCAGGAGGCGATCGCCCACCTCAAGGCCGGCATCACCGACTATGTGGACGACAAGTGGTCGCCCAACATCACCATCGGCATGCCGGTGCTGATTCCCGAGGACTATGTGGCCGACCTCCACGTGCGCCTCGCCCTCTACCGCCGCCTCGCGGACATCCAGGACGACGGCGAGATCGACGCCTTCGGGGCGGAACTGGTGGACCGCTTCGGCCCCACGCCGGAGGAGGTGGGCCAGCTTCTGAAGCTCACCCAGATCAAGGCGCTGGCCCGCAAGGCCAATGTGGAGAAGGTGGATGCCGGCCCCAAGGGCGTGGTCCTGGGCTTCCGTGACAATGAGTTCGCCGACCCCTCGGGCCTGGTGAAGCTCATCGGGCAGGAGGGTAACCAGGCCAAGGTGCGGCCCGACTTCAAGGTGGTGTTCCTGCGCGACTGGCCCACCGCCGAGGCCCGGTTGAAGGGCACGCTGGTGGTGCTGAAGAAGCTCGCCGCGCTGGCCAGCAAGAAGGCGCTCTGA